One Calditrichia bacterium DNA window includes the following coding sequences:
- a CDS encoding HU family DNA-binding protein, with protein MNRKALVDAVAEKTGLSKKDTDSFITGFIEAVVDELKDGGSVNLVGFGSFRVTERQARTARNPRTGETVEVPARKVPAFKAGKELKSVIN; from the coding sequence ATGAATCGTAAAGCATTGGTAGATGCAGTAGCAGAAAAAACAGGGTTGTCCAAGAAAGATACCGATAGCTTTATTACAGGTTTTATTGAAGCAGTTGTTGATGAATTGAAAGATGGTGGTTCTGTAAATCTCGTCGGATTTGGTAGTTTCCGTGTTACCGAGCGCCAGGCTCGGACTGCCCGCAATCCTCGCACCGGCGAAACGGTTGAAGTTCCCGCTCGCAAAGTGCCTGCGTTTAAAGCCGGCAAAGAGTTGAAATCTGTCATCAACTAA